A single genomic interval of Pyrobaculum arsenaticum DSM 13514 harbors:
- a CDS encoding ammonium transporter encodes MRVDQISTMWLSIGGILVFLMIPAIGMLEAGLVRRVNVINAMSKGLMSFAVFLPAWFAVFPLFFHGIFSDGYYPTGEGTGVPMYIYGFFLGVFGAVTLALIGAGAPERLRFGGWLAFALFFSLVQWPLVASWIWGGGFLSKLGSLLGLGDFGVLDFAGGTVVHAYAGLAGFIITLLLGPSLRRAWANGGGRARLSPLIYKERVEYMHAELQYAILGTILLYFGWFGFNGMSTVTVSEQSQYAISNTAIAGSLAGAITALLSRMHEKVWNPIAIIAGLLGGLVMITPLAGFVDIWVSYVVGVLAGLVTYYGTKLVERYYFIDDPVGSLPVHGFNGILGSALVPVFAKPGLSPYAGLIYGGSPAWLGVQLLGMAIALLFVVATTYIATWLLRRSRFRISVEEELLGLDVVDHGVERP; translated from the coding sequence ATGCGAGTGGATCAGATCTCAACCATGTGGTTATCAATTGGCGGAATACTCGTTTTCTTAATGATACCGGCCATTGGGATGTTGGAGGCAGGACTGGTGAGGCGCGTTAATGTGATAAACGCCATGAGTAAGGGTCTCATGTCCTTTGCCGTGTTCTTGCCGGCGTGGTTCGCAGTATTTCCGCTGTTTTTCCACGGCATTTTTTCCGACGGGTATTACCCAACGGGTGAGGGGACGGGCGTGCCGATGTATATTTACGGCTTCTTTTTAGGAGTCTTCGGCGCGGTAACTCTGGCATTAATAGGCGCCGGCGCGCCTGAGCGGCTGAGGTTTGGCGGCTGGCTGGCGTTCGCGCTCTTCTTCTCGCTGGTACAGTGGCCTCTCGTCGCCAGTTGGATTTGGGGAGGCGGCTTCTTAAGCAAGCTGGGAAGCTTGTTGGGATTGGGCGATTTCGGAGTTTTGGACTTCGCAGGCGGTACAGTCGTACACGCTTATGCGGGACTCGCCGGCTTCATCATCACGTTGCTCCTGGGCCCATCGTTGAGACGAGCGTGGGCCAACGGCGGCGGTAGGGCCCGTCTCAGCCCGCTGATCTATAAGGAGCGCGTGGAGTACATGCATGCAGAGCTCCAATACGCGATACTGGGAACCATCTTGCTCTATTTCGGCTGGTTCGGCTTCAACGGCATGTCCACAGTGACGGTTTCGGAACAGAGCCAGTATGCCATCAGCAACACGGCCATAGCGGGGTCCTTAGCAGGTGCCATCACGGCGTTATTGTCCAGGATGCATGAGAAGGTGTGGAATCCCATAGCCATTATTGCGGGCTTGTTGGGAGGGCTCGTTATGATAACTCCACTCGCTGGTTTCGTGGACATATGGGTAAGCTACGTCGTGGGTGTCCTTGCAGGTCTTGTGACCTACTACGGAACGAAGCTAGTGGAGAGGTATTACTTCATTGACGACCCAGTGGGATCGTTGCCCGTACACGGCTTCAACGGGATACTGGGTAGCGCCCTTGTGCCTGTGTTCGCAAAGCCGGGCCTAAGCCCGTACGCCGGCTTGATATACGGCGGCTCCCCGGCGTGGTTGGGCGTGCAACTACTCGGCATGGCGATTGCATTGTTATTTGTAGTTGCGACGACATACATCGCGACTTGGTTGCTGAGAAGATCAAGGTTCCGCATCAGCGTTGAGGAGGAGCTCTTGGGACTCGACGTAGTTGACCACGGCGTCGAGAGGCCATGA
- a CDS encoding nucleotidyltransferase domain-containing protein produces the protein MRPVYRIDVETALERIRPILSKRRLAVLFGSALYSQEVHDIDILIDGRDLEEALRLSAELELAIRAPADVVPLELAPPCLVAEALAKGVIITADPDYLDEAAYLAVGQCQDLLLKLREVGIIL, from the coding sequence ATGCGTCCTGTGTATAGAATCGACGTTGAGACCGCGCTGGAGAGGATAAGGCCAATACTCTCCAAGAGGAGGCTCGCCGTGCTCTTCGGCTCGGCGCTGTACAGCCAAGAAGTCCACGACATCGATATATTGATAGACGGCAGAGACTTAGAAGAGGCCCTCCGCCTCTCCGCTGAGTTGGAGCTCGCCATAAGAGCGCCGGCCGACGTCGTGCCGCTGGAGCTAGCCCCGCCTTGTCTCGTGGCGGAGGCGCTCGCCAAGGGGGTAATAATAACGGCAGACCCAGACTACCTAGACGAGGCGGCCTATCTCGCCGTGGGCCAGTGCCAAGACCTCCTCCTAAAGCTGAGAGAGGTCGGCATTATTCTATAA
- a CDS encoding DUF86 domain-containing protein, with translation MDKALCLALLQKASEAKSAVEAALRITSRSYDKLTDEEIWALRYQLIVLVEALASLCMKLARGAWGVVYTTYRECLLEADRRLGAGCGETLGALVGLRNLLVHRYFQVDDRRVYDAVKKDFKCVLDFLEKALSHASCV, from the coding sequence ATGGACAAGGCGTTGTGCCTTGCCTTGCTCCAGAAGGCGTCGGAGGCCAAAAGCGCCGTCGAGGCGGCGCTTAGAATAACTTCCCGGAGTTATGATAAGCTGACAGACGAGGAGATATGGGCATTGAGATACCAGCTGATAGTGCTGGTGGAGGCGCTGGCCTCCCTCTGCATGAAGCTGGCCAGAGGAGCATGGGGCGTTGTCTACACGACTTATAGGGAGTGCCTACTGGAAGCCGACAGGAGGTTGGGGGCGGGGTGCGGCGAAACACTAGGCGCCTTAGTAGGCCTGCGCAACCTCCTCGTACACAGATACTTCCAAGTAGACGACAGGAGGGTATACGACGCCGTAAAGAAAGACTTTAAATGCGTATTAGACTTTCTAGAAAAGGCGCTAAGCCATGCGTCCTGTGTATAG
- a CDS encoding HEPN domain-containing protein, which translates to MRDEVLYWLSEARADLRHAEASMRLGDYNWACFAAQQAAEKALKALILHLLGEYPRGHDLVVLYRRVRAHLQLGVGEAALSRLSAFYTLARYPNAGLVRPSEEITSEQAEEALATARVVVDEVAKALGDP; encoded by the coding sequence ATGAGGGATGAGGTTTTGTATTGGCTGTCTGAGGCGAGGGCTGACTTACGCCACGCGGAGGCCAGCATGAGGCTTGGCGACTACAACTGGGCGTGCTTCGCTGCGCAACAGGCGGCGGAGAAGGCGCTTAAGGCCCTTATCCTACACCTATTGGGGGAGTATCCCAGAGGCCACGACTTGGTGGTGCTTTACAGGCGGGTTAGGGCACATCTTCAGCTCGGCGTGGGTGAGGCGGCTTTGTCCAGGCTTTCAGCTTTTTATACCTTGGCGAGGTATCCAAATGCGGGGCTTGTGAGGCCTTCTGAGGAGATCACGAGTGAGCAGGCCGAGGAGGCGCTGGCTACGGCGCGGGTGGTAGTGGATGAGGTCGCAAAGGCTTTGGGAGATCCGTGA
- a CDS encoding nucleotidyltransferase domain-containing protein, which yields MRSQRLWEIRERVLGELRRLAQELGAVVYLFGSYARGDFVLDSDVDIVVVSKRFEGVGYLDRVAAVRALLPPDIGFDVIALTPGEFEERLGSSFYKEISKYWIKIEP from the coding sequence ATGAGGTCGCAAAGGCTTTGGGAGATCCGTGAGAGGGTTTTGGGAGAGCTGAGGCGCCTAGCACAGGAGCTAGGCGCTGTAGTTTACCTCTTTGGTAGCTACGCCCGTGGCGACTTCGTGCTGGATAGCGACGTCGACATCGTGGTGGTGTCAAAGCGCTTTGAGGGGGTGGGCTATCTCGACAGAGTGGCGGCAGTAAGGGCCTTGCTACCACCCGACATCGGCTTCGACGTTATTGCCCTCACGCCGGGAGAGTTCGAAGAACGGCTGGGCTCCAGCTTCTATAAAGAGATCTCGAAGTACTGGATTAAGATTGAGCCGTAG
- a CDS encoding ATP-binding protein: MERIRLRLTSSLQVEFADREQALRRMEEWADRGMGVVEVVFGPEGCGKTAWLRQSAVLLKELGYHVIYVDPLNTYFEAYTDVKEVAKRLAEAAAEVLGEAKVKLASLAIVLAKELIRRRRGKVAVLADDVFQAIGLSEAVAYVKALLNLIEYPPASYERVVAVIATSEGVTKREIGRHRWAYLTPMWNMPREGFRQLFDQIPGEKPLFEEVWKITGGNPKLLGELYEAGWDVNRVVGRLIKGRGLVPGFIDKWRPWLKKAVEDPDVLWSPEAPMQLIEELEAKNLIMYFLPERDPWFWAGEVPPEKDLELGIGSRVAWQTPLHREAVRRALEGT, from the coding sequence GTGGAGAGGATAAGGCTGAGGCTGACGTCGAGTCTTCAGGTAGAGTTTGCTGATCGGGAGCAGGCTCTTAGGAGGATGGAGGAGTGGGCTGATAGGGGGATGGGCGTAGTTGAGGTGGTGTTTGGACCTGAGGGCTGTGGGAAGACGGCTTGGCTTCGCCAGAGCGCGGTCTTGCTCAAGGAGCTGGGTTACCACGTCATCTACGTTGATCCTCTTAACACGTATTTCGAGGCTTATACGGACGTGAAGGAGGTCGCGAAGAGGCTTGCCGAGGCGGCGGCCGAGGTGTTGGGGGAGGCTAAGGTCAAGCTGGCGTCTCTCGCCATTGTCTTGGCCAAGGAGTTGATAAGGCGGAGGAGGGGGAAGGTGGCCGTCTTGGCAGACGACGTGTTTCAAGCTATTGGCCTAAGTGAGGCTGTTGCCTATGTAAAAGCCTTGTTGAACCTAATAGAGTACCCGCCTGCTAGCTACGAGAGGGTGGTTGCCGTTATTGCCACAAGTGAGGGTGTTACCAAAAGGGAGATCGGGAGACACAGGTGGGCCTATCTCACCCCCATGTGGAACATGCCGAGGGAGGGGTTCCGCCAGCTTTTTGACCAAATTCCCGGAGAGAAGCCGCTCTTTGAGGAGGTCTGGAAGATCACCGGCGGCAACCCCAAGCTACTGGGCGAGCTCTACGAGGCTGGGTGGGACGTTAACAGGGTCGTGGGGAGACTTATCAAGGGGAGGGGGCTCGTCCCCGGCTTTATTGACAAGTGGCGGCCTTGGCTCAAGAAGGCGGTGGAAGATCCGGACGTCTTGTGGAGCCCCGAAGCGCCTATGCAGTTGATAGAGGAGCTTGAGGCTAAAAACCTTATTATGTACTTCTTGCCGGAGAGAGATCCGTGGTTCTGGGCTGGCGAGGTGCCTCCGGAGAAGGACTTAGAGTTGGGGATCGGTAGCCGCGTCGCTTGGCAGACCCCCCTTCACCGGGAAGCGGTAAGGAGGGCGCTTGAGGGGACATAG
- a CDS encoding NAD-dependent epimerase/dehydratase family protein, which produces MRYLLYGGLGFIGANIVEELAGEEVYVAHRPGSPQRRPRIASFVSQYARLVEYVDPASPFEQVKPDVVVNLVGEYFGPPEAIREANAEFPKKLCDAARRAGWSGKIVHISAATVRGPAGEVITEEGRHLEGITPVSDFDKWKAEGERVVAQCFADWVIVRPVLVYGRFNDHPEWVALTGMVKRGIAPMINAAVSSISARELAKVVKISTALSREYFFATECEARRLSDFVLAIEKALGKRALHLPIPTALLKIAAPRDLKKHIPFLGRRFSCEKMSKLLKYTPSPDFYREVAEMVAFITGRTQARG; this is translated from the coding sequence GTGAGGTATCTGCTGTATGGTGGGCTCGGGTTTATAGGTGCGAACATCGTAGAGGAGCTCGCCGGGGAGGAGGTCTATGTGGCGCACAGGCCGGGGTCGCCGCAGAGAAGGCCCCGCATCGCCTCCTTTGTGTCGCAGTACGCGAGGCTGGTGGAGTACGTAGACCCCGCCTCGCCGTTCGAGCAGGTCAAGCCAGACGTGGTCGTGAACCTCGTTGGGGAGTACTTCGGGCCGCCGGAGGCTATTAGGGAGGCGAACGCCGAGTTTCCGAAAAAGCTGTGCGACGCGGCGAGGCGGGCGGGGTGGAGCGGGAAGATCGTTCACATCTCAGCGGCGACGGTAAGGGGGCCCGCGGGGGAGGTCATCACGGAGGAGGGCCGCCACCTAGAGGGGATAACCCCGGTCTCGGACTTCGACAAGTGGAAGGCAGAGGGGGAGCGGGTCGTGGCCCAGTGCTTCGCCGACTGGGTCATCGTAAGGCCAGTCTTGGTGTACGGCCGCTTCAACGACCACCCCGAGTGGGTAGCCCTCACCGGCATGGTGAAAAGGGGGATAGCGCCGATGATCAACGCCGCCGTCTCCTCAATATCGGCAAGGGAGCTGGCCAAGGTGGTCAAGATATCCACCGCGCTGTCCAGGGAGTACTTCTTCGCCACGGAGTGCGAGGCGAGGAGGCTATCTGACTTCGTCTTAGCCATAGAAAAGGCGCTTGGGAAAAGGGCCCTCCACCTGCCGATACCTACGGCCCTACTCAAGATCGCGGCGCCGCGCGACTTGAAGAAACACATCCCCTTCCTAGGCCGCCGGTTTAGTTGTGAAAAGATGAGCAAGCTTCTAAAATACACCCCCAGCCCCGACTTCTACCGCGAGGTGGCGGAGATGGTGGCATTTATTACCGGGAGAACCCAGGCTAGGGGATGA
- a CDS encoding fucose isomerase, with amino-acid sequence MPIEVAAAPNVDAETREEYRSLYRKTLGGLGEGANFIVVLTGGSEPEILAAAGDYNIILAWPHYNSLPAALEAAAALKEAGRFAHVVQLEGPGAEPPRDKLERLLRVVDLLRRPPRLGLVGSPNRWLVASWLRGKPDVVIDEGEVYARSVERDGADVAERLVKGAERSDFSARDLAPIAAYAKTLAERASGLDGITLGCWCFDFEEVRKRGWTPCISLALLNDWGVMATCEGDVRALYSAVVLRRLSGRPSWISNVNKIYDWGLLLTHDGAPPSFGKYAVVPRMATKAAAALRVTVEPGRPATLLRVSGDLKRALLLKGVTAEGERVEACSTQIAVRLTVGSGRDVLRAGLGNHLAFVLDDVYEETRLYLEHLGAQVIP; translated from the coding sequence ATGCCAATTGAGGTGGCCGCCGCACCCAACGTAGACGCCGAGACGCGGGAGGAGTACAGATCCCTCTACCGAAAAACCCTAGGGGGCCTTGGGGAGGGGGCGAATTTCATAGTGGTCTTGACGGGGGGCTCAGAGCCCGAGATCCTAGCCGCCGCCGGGGACTACAACATCATCCTCGCGTGGCCCCACTACAACTCCCTCCCAGCCGCGCTTGAGGCCGCCGCGGCGCTTAAGGAGGCGGGGAGGTTTGCCCACGTAGTCCAGCTGGAGGGGCCAGGTGCGGAGCCGCCTAGAGACAAGCTGGAGAGGCTCCTCCGGGTGGTGGACCTCTTGAGGAGACCGCCCAGGCTCGGGCTTGTGGGGTCGCCTAATAGGTGGCTTGTGGCCTCATGGCTGAGGGGCAAGCCAGACGTAGTTATCGACGAGGGGGAGGTCTACGCCCGCAGCGTGGAGAGGGACGGGGCGGACGTCGCCGAGAGGCTTGTGAAAGGCGCAGAGCGTAGCGACTTCTCGGCCCGGGATCTAGCTCCCATAGCCGCGTATGCCAAGACCCTGGCAGAGCGCGCCTCGGGGCTTGACGGAATCACCCTGGGCTGCTGGTGCTTCGACTTCGAAGAGGTTAGGAAGAGGGGGTGGACGCCTTGCATTTCCCTCGCCCTCCTCAACGACTGGGGGGTAATGGCCACGTGCGAGGGGGATGTGAGGGCTCTCTACTCCGCGGTGGTGTTAAGGCGCCTCTCCGGGAGGCCGAGTTGGATTAGCAACGTGAACAAGATATACGACTGGGGCCTCTTGTTGACGCACGACGGGGCGCCGCCAAGCTTTGGCAAATACGCAGTGGTCCCCCGCATGGCTACCAAAGCCGCCGCGGCGCTTAGGGTAACGGTGGAGCCGGGGAGGCCGGCCACCTTGCTGAGGGTTTCAGGAGACTTGAAGAGGGCGCTTCTGCTGAAGGGGGTCACGGCGGAGGGGGAGAGGGTAGAGGCGTGTAGCACCCAGATCGCTGTTAGGCTCACCGTGGGGTCTGGAAGAGACGTCTTGAGGGCTGGGCTCGGCAACCACTTAGCCTTCGTCCTCGACGACGTTTACGAAGAGACTAGGCTCTACTTGGAGCATCTAGGGGCTCAGGTCATCCCCTAG
- a CDS encoding PFL family protein, whose amino-acid sequence MRFDPREIGEVLEMLLFRELDIRAVTLSVNTLPAIRPNLKDTLDALSHLLEPYARRLRPAAEKVASKLGVRIVTVRLAVSPTSIMLEPLGDAKAAVEIAAFLDKLAGRHGVDMVGGFSAFVHGGVSRGAAALIESLAEALNSTERVAGFLNAASTMTGINLEAVRRAARIVLSLKPHAAARFAVTSNLPEDVPFMPGAYHGLGQPDAVVNIAVSGPGVIEAVVRSLPDADVRTLHDAIKRAAFKITRLGELVGREVAKELGVAFGAVDLSVAPSPKVGDSVAAVLEAMGLPRVGAPGSVFALALFTDAVKKGGAMAASTIGGLSGAFIPVSEDAVMAQAAAEGAITLDGLKAMAAVCNTGLDMVGIPADVGPDVVAAIIADVMALAVHLDKPLGVRLIPVPGARPGDFYDLGGLYGRVAVVDASRYSRIPLVARPGTAPPGVERLKKG is encoded by the coding sequence ATGAGGTTCGACCCGCGGGAGATTGGGGAGGTTCTCGAAATGCTTCTTTTTAGGGAGCTGGACATAAGGGCCGTCACGCTGAGCGTCAACACGCTCCCTGCCATCAGGCCGAATTTAAAGGACACGCTTGACGCCCTCAGCCATTTGCTGGAGCCCTACGCGAGGCGGCTGAGACCGGCGGCTGAGAAGGTGGCCTCTAAGCTGGGGGTTAGGATCGTGACGGTGCGCCTCGCCGTTTCGCCTACATCAATAATGCTGGAGCCGCTGGGGGACGCCAAGGCGGCTGTGGAGATCGCCGCTTTTCTGGACAAGCTGGCGGGGCGCCACGGGGTGGACATGGTGGGCGGCTTCTCGGCGTTTGTACACGGCGGGGTTTCGCGCGGGGCTGCCGCCCTTATTGAGAGTCTGGCGGAGGCGCTTAACAGCACTGAGAGGGTTGCGGGCTTTCTGAACGCGGCGTCTACCATGACTGGCATCAACTTAGAGGCTGTGAGGAGGGCGGCTCGGATTGTGCTGAGCCTCAAGCCCCACGCCGCGGCGCGTTTCGCCGTTACGTCCAACCTGCCGGAGGACGTGCCTTTTATGCCCGGGGCCTACCACGGCCTCGGCCAGCCAGACGCCGTTGTGAATATAGCGGTGAGCGGCCCCGGCGTGATCGAGGCTGTGGTGAGGAGCCTTCCCGACGCCGACGTTAGGACTCTCCACGACGCTATTAAGAGGGCGGCGTTTAAGATCACCAGGCTTGGTGAGCTGGTGGGCCGCGAAGTGGCGAAGGAACTCGGCGTGGCGTTCGGCGCCGTGGACCTCAGCGTGGCGCCTTCGCCTAAGGTGGGGGACTCGGTGGCTGCTGTGCTAGAGGCAATGGGCCTACCGAGGGTGGGCGCGCCTGGATCCGTCTTCGCCCTCGCCCTCTTTACAGACGCCGTGAAGAAGGGCGGCGCCATGGCGGCTTCCACCATAGGTGGGCTGAGCGGCGCGTTTATACCGGTAAGCGAAGACGCGGTGATGGCCCAAGCCGCGGCGGAGGGGGCGATTACCCTGGACGGCCTCAAGGCCATGGCCGCGGTGTGCAACACTGGGCTGGACATGGTTGGCATACCCGCCGACGTGGGGCCCGACGTCGTGGCCGCGATAATTGCGGACGTGATGGCGCTAGCAGTCCACTTGGACAAGCCCCTTGGGGTTAGGCTCATCCCAGTGCCGGGGGCTAGGCCGGGCGACTTCTACGATCTCGGCGGCCTATACGGCAGAGTGGCCGTGGTGGACGCATCGCGCTATTCTAGAATACCGCTGGTGGCGAGGCCGGGCACGGCGCCGCCGGGGGTGGAAAGGTTGAAAAAGGGGTAG
- a CDS encoding ACT domain-containing protein, with protein MELVVVSVLGADRVGIVAGIASVLARHNANIVDISQTVVRDIFSMIMVVDISKADVDISQLRRELEEEGKRLGVMVGVFHIDVFKYMQRI; from the coding sequence ATGGAGCTTGTCGTCGTTTCGGTACTCGGCGCCGACCGGGTGGGGATTGTGGCCGGGATAGCCTCGGTATTGGCGAGACACAACGCGAATATTGTCGACATCTCGCAGACTGTTGTTCGGGATATCTTCTCGATGATCATGGTAGTGGACATCTCTAAGGCCGACGTCGATATTTCGCAACTTCGGAGGGAGTTAGAGGAAGAGGGGAAAAGGCTGGGGGTAATGGTGGGGGTTTTCCACATCGACGTCTTTAAGTACATGCAAAGGATATGA
- a CDS encoding citrate synthase/methylcitrate synthase codes for MYLPGLEGVVVKETKICYIDLENSKIYYRGYDLEELARLSTFEEVTYLLWFGRLPGRRELEEFKARLAAHRLPLPHVAALAKSAPPSAEPIDVLRTAVSAMAWGEDLSDKSPEAELQRGLKITAAMPYVVAAFDRARRGQEPVHPAEAGSHAEYFLWALRGERPSPREARAMDVMLIVYAEHSMNNSAFTAVTVASTFADMYAAVTAAVASLKGPLHGGANVDAAKMIEEIGDAKKVERWVDEQLAKGRRIPGFGHRLYKKGPDPRLRVLRELAKGLAAERGDFRWVEIAERLEDYVTAKLAAKGIYPNTDLYAAVIFRYLGLPVDINLPTFAISRAAGWVAHVLEYRQANRLIRPTEKYVGPIGLKYIPLEERS; via the coding sequence ATGTACCTCCCTGGTCTAGAAGGGGTTGTGGTAAAAGAAACGAAGATATGCTACATCGACTTGGAAAATTCCAAGATATACTACCGCGGCTACGACCTCGAAGAGCTGGCCCGGCTGTCCACTTTTGAGGAGGTGACCTACCTCCTTTGGTTCGGCCGGCTCCCGGGCAGGCGAGAGCTGGAGGAGTTTAAGGCTAGGCTCGCGGCGCATCGGCTACCCCTGCCGCACGTCGCGGCGCTGGCGAAATCAGCGCCGCCATCGGCTGAGCCTATCGACGTGTTGAGGACGGCGGTTTCGGCAATGGCTTGGGGGGAGGATCTTTCAGACAAGTCGCCGGAGGCGGAGCTCCAGAGGGGGTTGAAGATAACCGCGGCGATGCCCTACGTCGTGGCGGCTTTTGACAGGGCTAGAAGGGGGCAAGAGCCTGTCCACCCGGCGGAGGCGGGGAGCCACGCGGAGTACTTCCTCTGGGCGCTTAGGGGGGAGAGGCCCAGCCCGCGGGAGGCCAGGGCGATGGACGTCATGCTGATAGTATACGCAGAGCACTCCATGAACAACAGCGCCTTCACCGCAGTTACCGTGGCCTCAACCTTCGCCGACATGTACGCTGCCGTCACCGCGGCCGTGGCCAGCCTCAAGGGGCCTCTCCACGGCGGGGCCAATGTAGACGCCGCGAAGATGATCGAGGAGATAGGAGACGCCAAGAAGGTGGAGCGCTGGGTCGATGAGCAACTGGCCAAGGGGCGGAGGATACCGGGCTTCGGACACCGGCTGTACAAGAAGGGCCCCGACCCGAGGCTGAGGGTTCTGAGGGAGCTGGCTAAAGGGCTAGCGGCGGAGAGGGGTGACTTCCGCTGGGTGGAAATCGCCGAGCGGCTCGAAGATTACGTGACGGCTAAGCTGGCGGCGAAGGGCATCTACCCCAACACCGACCTATACGCCGCGGTGATCTTCCGCTACCTCGGCCTACCCGTTGACATAAACCTGCCGACCTTCGCCATATCCCGCGCGGCTGGATGGGTCGCCCACGTCTTGGAATACCGCCAAGCGAATCGCCTCATAAGGCCGACAGAGAAATACGTCGGCCCCATTGGGCTTAAGTACATCCCACTGGAGGAGCGGAGCTAG
- a CDS encoding DUF4405 domain-containing protein: MSGPQSGQILLPELSRHFWRNLHTYAAFSIIGIGTLHIWLNRRSLKLYLKKIFLPAKTGSSTS, translated from the coding sequence TTGTCGGGTCCACAGAGCGGCCAAATACTACTGCCCGAGCTCTCCAGACACTTCTGGAGGAACTTACACACATACGCGGCGTTTTCAATAATCGGCATCGGCACACTTCACATATGGCTAAACAGAAGGTCGCTGAAGCTTTACCTAAAAAAGATTTTCCTACCAGCTAAGACTGGCTCCTCCACCTCTTGA
- a CDS encoding ZIP family metal transporter, whose translation MPIVVAVEPLLYNATLVTAGTLLGVAAGLLGRSGDKSVEFGLGFTGGVMLMASFTSLILPGVEGWGFWQVGAGIAAGVALVHLLNAAVPHEHLIKGYEGPAAMIGKLRKSWLIAMAITIHNIPEGLAVGVATAYSAELGFATALAIAIQDVPEGVAVVMPLLRIGLRTPIVVGVLSAVVEGASVIASGIGASALLALLGVAMGLAGGAMIYVTVAELFPEIYAEGKDKKQPTFGFVAGTLTMLFLDTFYS comes from the coding sequence ATGCCAATTGTAGTAGCCGTGGAGCCCCTATTGTATAACGCAACACTAGTCACAGCGGGGACTCTACTAGGTGTTGCGGCTGGGCTATTGGGGAGAAGTGGTGATAAGTCAGTTGAATTTGGGCTTGGGTTTACAGGTGGCGTTATGCTTATGGCCAGCTTTACCAGCCTCATTCTTCCCGGCGTTGAGGGTTGGGGGTTTTGGCAAGTAGGGGCGGGGATAGCGGCTGGGGTTGCCCTAGTCCACTTACTGAACGCCGCCGTACCGCACGAACACTTGATTAAGGGCTACGAGGGTCCCGCGGCGATGATAGGGAAATTGAGGAAGAGCTGGCTCATCGCCATGGCAATAACTATCCACAACATCCCCGAGGGCCTCGCGGTCGGAGTCGCCACGGCCTACAGCGCCGAGCTGGGGTTTGCCACAGCCTTGGCTATTGCCATACAGGACGTGCCCGAGGGAGTCGCGGTGGTCATGCCACTGCTGAGAATCGGCTTAAGAACTCCCATCGTCGTAGGAGTCCTCAGCGCAGTCGTTGAAGGCGCCTCTGTAATAGCCAGCGGGATAGGTGCCTCGGCGTTGCTTGCGTTGCTTGGCGTAGCCATGGGCCTAGCGGGCGGCGCCATGATATACGTAACAGTGGCCGAGCTCTTCCCAGAAATATACGCAGAGGGCAAAGACAAGAAACAACCAACCTTCGGCTTCGTAGCAGGCACTTTGACAATGCTCTTTTTAGATACCTTCTACAGCTGA